In Pseudomonadota bacterium, the genomic window ATTTCCGGATGATGATATTATAAGCGAAGAGAAAAAGAACGATTTTGACGGAAAAAAGAACAGGTGGATTATAGATCCTCTTGACGGCACAACGAATTATGCCCACGGGTATCCTTTTTTTTGTACTTCAATTGCCTATGAAGTGAATGGACAGATTACGTACGGGGTAGTTTATAATCCCATATTTAACGAATTGTTCTTCGGGAGAAAGGGAGCAGGGGCATATCTGAACGGTGAAAGGATAAAAGTATCGTTCGTCAATGATTTGAAGCAGGCGTTGTTGAGTACAGGCTTCCCATACAATATTGCTACTACCGAAAGAAACAATGTTGATCATTTTTTAAATTTTCTTTTTAAAGCCCAGGCAGTAAGAAGGGATGGATCGGCTGCGCTCAATCTCTGTTATGTGGCCTGCGGCAGATTTGATGCCTTTTGGGAGTTGAGCCTGAATTCCTGGGATATGGCAGCAGGCTGTCTTATGATAGATGAGGCCGGCGGGACAGTGACGAACATTCAGGGGAACAAGTTCAGCGTGTATAAAGACACGATAGTCGCATCAAACGGTCTTATACACAAGGACATGCTGATGGTCTTGAATGAGAAATGATTGTCAGGGATTGCGGGTTCTATATTACCGGTCATCAAGGC contains:
- a CDS encoding inositol monophosphatase family protein, with protein sequence MDELLDFAIHCAFESGKIQRKYFEKSINIRHKGETDLVTDVDMACQEKIIGLIKRAFPDDDIISEEKKNDFDGKKNRWIIDPLDGTTNYAHGYPFFCTSIAYEVNGQITYGVVYNPIFNELFFGRKGAGAYLNGERIKVSFVNDLKQALLSTGFPYNIATTERNNVDHFLNFLFKAQAVRRDGSAALNLCYVACGRFDAFWELSLNSWDMAAGCLMIDEAGGTVTNIQGNKFSVYKDTIVASNGLIHKDMLMVLNEK